The region GTTTACGCAGGTGAGATTGAATCTGAAGAAGGTGATGACACTTTATCCTTGCCGGCATCTGATTTAGATGGTTTTGAACGTATGTAATTCTGCTTATGAAAAAGTTATTTAGCGGCAGTTTCTTTTAAAGAAACTGCCGCGTTTTTTTGTCAATGTGATTTATTAAGTTGATAAGATTTTATTCTTTCAGCAATATTTTCTTTTAAATTTTCAAAGAATAAAGAGTAATCATATGCATGATAGACTCCTTTCCCAAAGGGCATATTGGTCATTTGTGCCGTATCCTTTGGCTCAACAACAAGCCCTCCATTTTTAATCTCAGCCGAGCAGAAGTTAGGAATTAACTTAGGTTTTAGGTTGTTGCTGATGAAAACCGATCCCTTATTCAGACTAGCTGAAACTTTTTTAGAACTTGTAGTCCAGTTAAGTGGATTCACTACATAAGTTCCCTGTAAAATTGTAGGAGATTTTTTTTGGTAACCATCTTCAACGCAATTATAGGTCACAATGCATCCGGTTTGATTTGACTTTTCACAAATTTTTAGAAAGGCAAAATTCTTTAAGTCTTTCGCAGTAACTCCCCAGCCTATTGCATATGCTGCAACCATTTTATCGCGAAGGGATTGATTTTCCATTACCTCTTTCATCAGTGATATAACTTGAACAGAGCCTTGACTATGCGAAGCCAGGATAAAAGGGCGTCCATTATTTAATTCTCGTAGGTAGTAATTGAATGCCGCTCTTATATCAGATTTGCCATAGTTCAAAAATTGGTTTTTATGGAGATCATCCAGCCCTAAAATAGACATATTCACTTGGCGATAAAGTGGAGCAAAAATATTTGCACTATCTTTAAAAACTGCTGCCTGAGTACTAAGGGTCAACTTAGCTGCTTTGCGCATTTGTACGTCATCAATAGCTGCTATAGGGCTTTTACCTGTATAAACAGTTGGGTAAACCCAAAAAACATCAACAGGCTTGTCAGTAGATGTTGGTATGGTAAGCCATGTATCTGGTTTAGAGTAATCAGGGTCAATTCTTGTCTTTTCTGAGCAGTATGCGGATGTAGCAAGAATGAGTGGTAGAAGCAGAAACATGAAGTTTAAAATTATGTTCTTTTTTTTCATAATTAACCTTTTTTTTATGATTTAAGGAGAGTAGTAGTTAACTTAGATATGAAAAGTAGTAGATGAACCAAGTTCTAAGAGCAACATAATGTTAGAACAAAATGGTAGCACTAATGCTATTCCAGTGAATTATAAATTTTATTATTAATGTTGGTAATCTGTTGATAACATATTTTTCTCAGAATTCTGCGATTGACCTAGAATCAATCTTTAAGCGCAAAAAACTCTTAACATTAGTTAATATGATTTATGTGTGTTTTGTACTATGCTTTATGCTTTTTTTAGTACCTGCACAGGCTGCTACTGAAAAAAAAGTTGTTCTAAGTACGCTTGAATGGCCTCCTTATACTGGTGTTAAATTACCTGATAATGGTAGAATTTCAAAATTGGTAAAGGATGCTTTTAATGCTATGGGGTACAAGGTCGAATTTAAATTTACTCCGTGGAAAAGAGCCATTCGAAATGTGCGTAAGAGTAAAGATATACTTGGGTATTTCCCTGAGTATTATTCAGCAGCACGTGCTCATGAATTCATATTTTCTGACACTATAGGCTACAGTCCTATTGGGGTTTTGATGAGAGTGGAAAGACCTGTTATATGGGATAGTGTTGCTGATCTTAGCAAGTATCGAATAGGTCTTGTTTCCGGATACATCAATACTGATGATTTTGATAAACTGGTTGCAGAGGGGAAAATGAATATTGATTACGCGCCAAGTGATTACAGCAATATAAAGAAAGTTATACGAAATCGGGTTCGCGGTGCTGTCGTAGATGTTAATGTTTATAATTATATTTCCCTTGCAGATTCAAATGTTACCAAACTTCAAGCTAAGCTCACTTTTTTAAATAAATTATTAGGTATTAACAAATTGCATGTGTGTTTTAAAAATAATGAAGAAGGGCAAAAGTTAAACCGTGTTTTAAACGAAGGTTTGAAGAAAATAGGACATGCAGATTTAAATTCAGACAGGTGCAAATAGAAAATTACTCTATAATTTTAGCTCGATTTGCATAGAAATAATGCAGTATTTTCGATGTGTGTTTCTTTATAAAAAGAAGTCAGCGGTTCTGATATTTCAATCATATCTCCATTCAGAAGACTTTTCAGGTAATGTAAATTATTGTCAATTATTTCAGACCCGCTAATCATTCCATGAGCAGGTATCACCGTTTTTAGCTCAGTATTTTTTTTCCACTTTTCAAGTTCAGTAATCCAATTTGCCATTTGAGAAATTTCGTTGATACAAGGGAAAGGTGTTTCTAGGCTGTCACCGGCTAAAAGGATTCCTTTTTCTGGTATGAAGCAGACAATGGAATCAACCGTGTGACCTGCAAGGTGGGAAAGTTGAAGCGTAATTCCGCCTAAATCCATCTCCAGTTCAGAATCAAAAATAACATCAGGTGGAATTAGTTTGACTGTATTATACAATTCAGGCTGCCTTTTTTGGTATTCTTGTAGAGTCTCAGGAACGTCATGTAAAAATCTTTTTAAGCATAAACGGTGAGCAATGATTGATTTGATAGGTCTATTAACCCCCGCAGTTCCCCATATATGATCCCAATCAGCGTGACTGTAGATGATGGACAGCTCACGGTTGCCGATAAGTTTTTCATAGTCACGCATGTCATGCGGTCTGGATAGAGTGTCGAAGATTACTGCTTTTTCCGTTCCTAAAATTAAAGCTCCACGGACATCATAATCTTCGAGTTGAACAGTCTTGAAATAAATTTCATCATCAAATCGGTTAAGCAAATTGAATCTCCAGAAGGTATTGCAGATAATATTTTTTTCTACGGTAATTTCTAAAAGTGATAAGCGCAATTAAAATGGAATCAATGGTTGCGTGGTTAAGTTAAAAAAATAAATATTGAGTTTGATTCATTCTTTCATTTGGGTTGGTAAAAGGGTAAGTCTTAAGTAAAAGATAACGCGTTATGCACTGATAACATTAGATAACTGTAATAAGGATGTTGCAAATGTATTCAGCTGGATTGACCTCACTTAGTTACGAAAAATCTGCTCTATATCTTCTCTCTGTTTTGCTAGATAGCGGATTCCAGCTTGGTGCACAGCTGGCAATTCCATCAGACATGGGGGAGCTGGTTTTTAAATCCATCGACTTGATTCAGGAGCGGGGCAAAATTCCGTTGCTTAAGCTTGATTTTGAAGGGGCAGTGAGTCAAACCGTGTTTGAGTTTCAATATTTCGGTCATGTCGCACCGCAAAAATTCCATTCAGTAAAAGTTGTAAAAAGTGATAATGAATTGATCGAATATACTTTTGCAGATGTGAACAAAGTTTATGGAAAGCTTAAAGCTGATTATGATCAAACGATAAGTCTTGATTCAATAAATATGAAGCTTTTATGCGGCAGTCTTTATCTGTGGAGATCGTGCGTTGCATTTCCTAAAATTTGTGAGGAATCTTTATCTAAATATTTTAAAAAAATGAAATCAGTTTCGCGGTATGAGTGGGATCTTGAATCATATTTTGTTGATATGGATAAGATTCTTGAAAAATGGTCGTGTGTTATCCCTACTGAAAGTTATGCCGATAAACATGTTTTAGTGACTCTTTGTGACGGTATCGTTGAGAATGTTGAAATGGGTTAGGTTGATTTTTCACCATTGTATTACACAGTGACAGTCTTATGAATTAAGGAAATTTTATGTTTGGTCCAAGCCCTGATGAGAAGGAGCCAATGAAGGGGGTCCCTCAAGTTGGTTACCTTAAAAACTTTATTACGTGTGAGAATATTTTAGTAGGTGAGTATACTTACTATGATGACCCTGAAGGTCCAGAAAATTTTGAAAAGAA is a window of Desulfovibrio sp. UCD-KL4C DNA encoding:
- a CDS encoding DUF3089 domain-containing protein, encoding MKKKNIILNFMFLLLPLILATSAYCSEKTRIDPDYSKPDTWLTIPTSTDKPVDVFWVYPTVYTGKSPIAAIDDVQMRKAAKLTLSTQAAVFKDSANIFAPLYRQVNMSILGLDDLHKNQFLNYGKSDIRAAFNYYLRELNNGRPFILASHSQGSVQVISLMKEVMENQSLRDKMVAAYAIGWGVTAKDLKNFAFLKICEKSNQTGCIVTYNCVEDGYQKKSPTILQGTYVVNPLNWTTSSKKVSASLNKGSVFISNNLKPKLIPNFCSAEIKNGGLVVEPKDTAQMTNMPFGKGVYHAYDYSLFFENLKENIAERIKSYQLNKSH
- a CDS encoding ABC transporter substrate-binding protein, which translates into the protein MLFLVPAQAATEKKVVLSTLEWPPYTGVKLPDNGRISKLVKDAFNAMGYKVEFKFTPWKRAIRNVRKSKDILGYFPEYYSAARAHEFIFSDTIGYSPIGVLMRVERPVIWDSVADLSKYRIGLVSGYINTDDFDKLVAEGKMNIDYAPSDYSNIKKVIRNRVRGAVVDVNVYNYISLADSNVTKLQAKLTFLNKLLGINKLHVCFKNNEEGQKLNRVLNEGLKKIGHADLNSDRCK
- a CDS encoding MBL fold metallo-hydrolase, producing MLNRFDDEIYFKTVQLEDYDVRGALILGTEKAVIFDTLSRPHDMRDYEKLIGNRELSIIYSHADWDHIWGTAGVNRPIKSIIAHRLCLKRFLHDVPETLQEYQKRQPELYNTVKLIPPDVIFDSELEMDLGGITLQLSHLAGHTVDSIVCFIPEKGILLAGDSLETPFPCINEISQMANWITELEKWKKNTELKTVIPAHGMISGSEIIDNNLHYLKSLLNGDMIEISEPLTSFYKETHIENTALFLCKSS